Proteins from a genomic interval of Caldicellulosiruptor diazotrophicus:
- the recF gene encoding DNA replication/repair protein RecF (All proteins in this family for which functions are known are DNA-binding proteins that assist the filamentation of RecA onto DNA for the initiation of recombination or recombinational repair.), with the protein MKIKSIHIENFRGYKDRFFEFKDKMNLIVGNNASGKTSLLEALYFCMCGKSFKGRDIDAINFDSFYFKLEMLSEVDDIEYNLFCYVDRNSDKRIMINGKKINRLSELISIFKFVFFDPDTTELIKRQPKLRRRFLDMEVTKLYPYMTKVYSEYQKALLSRNAFLKSYDKKDIIDLYDTQISQLGFLIFQKRQEIINKLSIEAQKVFSYVFENKSMLELKYMPSIVASDKEEYYKEMKKSIDRDFSFGYTTKGVHRDDFEILIDKKSAINFASEGQIKLAAISVVLATSLLYPEPVLILDDVFSELDKFKIRNLVKFISQYQSFVTSAEDLRAFEREGILEIGSANVIFLEKNL; encoded by the coding sequence ATGAAGATAAAAAGCATTCACATTGAGAATTTTAGAGGTTACAAGGATAGATTTTTTGAGTTTAAAGATAAAATGAACTTAATTGTAGGAAATAACGCCTCAGGAAAGACTTCTCTTCTTGAGGCTCTATATTTTTGTATGTGTGGAAAATCTTTTAAAGGTAGAGATATAGATGCAATAAATTTTGATTCTTTCTATTTCAAGCTTGAGATGCTATCCGAGGTTGATGACATTGAGTATAACCTTTTTTGTTATGTAGATAGGAATTCAGATAAGAGAATAATGATAAATGGTAAGAAAATAAATAGACTTTCTGAGCTAATTAGTATCTTCAAATTTGTCTTTTTTGATCCAGATACAACAGAACTTATAAAACGTCAGCCAAAACTGAGGCGCAGGTTTTTGGATATGGAAGTTACAAAGCTTTACCCTTACATGACAAAGGTTTATTCAGAGTACCAGAAAGCACTTCTTTCGCGAAATGCGTTTTTGAAAAGTTATGATAAAAAGGATATAATAGATTTGTACGATACGCAAATAAGTCAGCTTGGATTTTTAATTTTTCAAAAACGGCAGGAGATTATAAATAAGTTATCCATTGAAGCTCAAAAGGTATTCAGTTATGTGTTTGAAAACAAATCAATGCTTGAACTTAAGTATATGCCATCAATTGTTGCTTCGGATAAGGAAGAGTATTACAAAGAGATGAAAAAGAGTATTGATAGAGATTTTAGTTTTGGTTATACAACAAAAGGTGTTCACAGGGACGACTTTGAGATTTTGATAGATAAAAAATCGGCAATAAATTTTGCGTCCGAGGGACAGATAAAACTTGCAGCAATCTCAGTTGTTCTTGCAACATCTCTTCTTTATCCAGAACCTGTGCTAATTTTAGATGATGTATTTTCTGAGCTTGATAAGTTTAAAATAAGAAATCTTGTAAAGTTTATAAGTCAATACCAGTCGTTTGTGACATCTGCAGAAGATTTACGTGCTTTTGAAAGAGAGGGAATTCTTGAGATTGGGAGTGCAAATGTGATTTTTCTTGAAAAGAATTTATAA
- a CDS encoding extracellular matrix/biofilm biosynthesis regulator RemA family protein, with protein sequence MFAHIGEDYVINSAELLVILSWDSFVRSGDNLKILENLKINDRVVVINDEIKKSIIILEVDGRMYGIISPVSPGTIAKRLLNFNLYFNNFLNQD encoded by the coding sequence ATGTTTGCTCACATTGGTGAGGATTATGTAATCAATAGCGCAGAACTTCTTGTAATACTGAGCTGGGATTCTTTTGTGCGTTCAGGCGACAATCTCAAAATATTAGAAAATCTAAAGATTAATGACAGGGTTGTGGTTATAAATGACGAAATAAAAAAGTCTATAATAATCCTTGAGGTTGATGGAAGAATGTATGGAATAATATCTCCTGTGTCACCGGGAACAATTGCAAAAAGGCTTTTGAACTTCAACCTCTATTTTAACAACTTTCTAAATCAGGATTGA
- the gyrB gene encoding DNA topoisomerase (ATP-hydrolyzing) subunit B, with protein MDKINVNSQQYSASEIQVLEGLEAVRKRPGMYIGSTSQRGLHHLVYEIVDNAIDEAMAGFCKNIEVVIHKDNSVTVTDDGRGIPVDIHPKLQKSGVEVVFTVLHAGGKFNERVYKVSGGLHGVGASVVNALSRYLEVEVYRDGKVYFQRYERGKPTCELKVIDTTDRTGTKVTFLPDDEIFETIEFDGDVILQRLRELAFLNKGIRIVFLDEREKNAKPIELKYDGGIAEFVKFLNRNKKVLHQEPIYIEGEKNNILIEVAVQYTEDFGENIYSFANNIATIDGGTHLIGFKTAVTKAVNEYAKKYNFIKGDTQLLGEDIRDGMTAIVSVKIHEPQFEGQTKTKLGNSEARWAVENLVSERLAAFLEENPDVSKKIIDKAILAAKAREEAKKARELVIKRKSALDSSNLPGKLADCSEKDPAKCEIFIVEGDSAGGSAKQGRDRRYQAILPLWGKMLNVEKASQDKIYSNDKLLPLIQALGVGIGNDIDLKKLRYHKIIIMADADVDGSHIRTLLLTFFYRYMRPLIENGHIYIAQPPLYKVTKGKQVRYAYNDKELQKILQEMKDAQVQRFKGLGEMNAQELWETTMDPARRILLRVELEDAVMAEEIFTILMGDKVEPRREFIEKNAKYVRNLDI; from the coding sequence TTGGATAAGATAAATGTAAATTCACAGCAGTATTCAGCAAGTGAAATACAGGTTTTGGAAGGACTTGAGGCTGTAAGAAAACGTCCCGGAATGTATATAGGCTCAACCTCACAGAGAGGTCTTCACCACTTGGTATATGAGATTGTTGACAATGCAATTGACGAGGCAATGGCAGGGTTTTGTAAAAACATTGAAGTGGTGATTCACAAAGACAACTCTGTGACTGTTACTGACGATGGAAGAGGAATTCCAGTTGATATTCACCCAAAACTTCAAAAAAGCGGTGTTGAGGTTGTATTTACCGTTCTTCATGCAGGTGGAAAGTTCAATGAAAGAGTTTACAAGGTATCTGGAGGTCTTCACGGTGTTGGTGCTTCTGTTGTAAATGCTTTATCTCGGTACTTGGAAGTCGAGGTTTACAGAGATGGCAAGGTGTACTTTCAAAGATACGAAAGAGGAAAACCAACATGTGAGCTAAAGGTTATTGATACTACCGACAGGACAGGTACAAAAGTTACATTTTTACCCGATGATGAGATTTTTGAGACCATAGAATTTGACGGCGATGTAATTTTGCAGCGCCTACGTGAGCTTGCGTTTTTGAACAAAGGTATAAGGATAGTCTTTTTAGACGAAAGGGAAAAGAATGCAAAACCAATAGAGCTAAAATACGATGGTGGTATTGCTGAGTTCGTAAAGTTTTTGAACAGGAACAAGAAAGTTTTGCACCAGGAGCCTATATACATTGAAGGTGAGAAAAACAATATTCTCATTGAGGTTGCAGTGCAGTACACAGAAGATTTTGGTGAGAACATCTATTCATTTGCGAACAACATAGCAACCATAGACGGTGGCACTCACCTTATAGGCTTTAAAACTGCTGTTACAAAAGCTGTAAATGAATATGCAAAGAAGTATAACTTCATAAAAGGTGATACACAGCTTCTTGGTGAGGATATAAGAGACGGTATGACAGCTATTGTGTCTGTTAAAATTCACGAACCACAGTTTGAAGGTCAGACAAAAACAAAACTTGGGAATAGCGAGGCGCGCTGGGCTGTTGAAAATCTTGTTTCTGAAAGGCTGGCGGCTTTTTTAGAAGAAAATCCTGATGTGTCAAAAAAGATTATAGACAAGGCAATTTTAGCGGCAAAAGCGCGCGAAGAGGCAAAAAAGGCAAGAGAACTTGTAATAAAAAGAAAGTCTGCCTTAGATAGTTCAAACTTGCCTGGCAAGCTTGCAGACTGTTCAGAAAAAGACCCAGCTAAATGTGAAATATTTATAGTTGAGGGTGATTCTGCAGGCGGTTCAGCAAAACAAGGGCGTGACAGGCGCTATCAGGCAATCTTGCCTCTTTGGGGTAAGATGCTCAATGTCGAAAAGGCAAGCCAGGACAAGATTTATTCAAACGACAAGCTTCTTCCTTTGATTCAAGCACTTGGTGTTGGAATTGGAAATGACATAGACTTAAAAAAACTCAGATACCACAAGATAATTATAATGGCAGATGCTGACGTTGACGGGTCTCACATAAGAACTCTTCTTCTTACATTCTTTTACAGGTATATGAGACCTCTGATAGAAAACGGCCACATTTACATTGCCCAGCCACCGCTTTACAAGGTGACAAAAGGCAAGCAGGTTCGATATGCTTACAACGATAAAGAGCTTCAGAAGATTTTGCAGGAGATGAAAGATGCGCAGGTACAGCGCTTTAAAGGTCTTGGTGAGATGAATGCACAAGAGCTTTGGGAGACCACTATGGACCCTGCAAGAAGAATACTTCTTAGAGTTGAGCTTGAAGATGCTGTTATGGCAGAAGAGATTTTTACAATCCTAATGGGAGACAAGGTTGAGCCAAGAAGA